One genomic segment of Ancylobacter sp. IITR112 includes these proteins:
- a CDS encoding MSMEG_0572/Sll0783 family nitrogen starvation response protein — protein sequence MATITVPAHNKGDVLVDYEEKKFEDVKAAPGEKALVTFHTVAFEGSIGLVNLLQASRLIQKGFETSVLLYGPGVTLGVQRGFPKLGDEAFPGHLNFNGRIEKILNDGGKVYACRFALQALYGHGEGALIPGIIPVSPLDVLDIVLLHRRENAFILDTWTL from the coding sequence ATGGCCACCATCACCGTGCCGGCCCACAATAAGGGCGACGTGCTCGTCGATTACGAAGAGAAGAAGTTCGAGGACGTGAAAGCCGCCCCCGGCGAAAAGGCGCTCGTCACCTTCCACACCGTCGCCTTCGAGGGCTCGATCGGCCTCGTCAACCTGCTGCAGGCCTCGCGCCTGATCCAGAAGGGCTTCGAGACCTCGGTGCTGCTCTATGGCCCCGGCGTCACGCTCGGTGTGCAGCGCGGCTTCCCCAAGCTCGGCGACGAGGCGTTTCCCGGCCATCTCAATTTCAATGGCCGCATCGAGAAGATCCTCAACGATGGCGGCAAGGTCTATGCCTGCCGCTTCGCCCTGCAGGCGCTTTATGGCCATGGCGAGGGCGCGCTGATCCCCGGCATCATCCCCGTCAGCCCGCTCGACGTGCTCGACATCGTGCTGCTCCACCGGCGCGAGAACGCTTTCATCCTCGACACCTGGACGCTGTGA
- a CDS encoding PLP-dependent aminotransferase family protein produces the protein MADWIPDLSRSDKPRYLAIADLIGEDIRAGRLSIGDRLPPQRKLAARLDIDFTTVARGYVEAQKRGLVESRVGQGTFVTGAPRPKTRSPAAPKPGTVDLSMNLPPEPDDPALIERMQDGLAEVARDLVSLLRYQGFGGTAADKDAASAWLGRRALVPAQERIFVTPGAHPALLGIFGLLARPGDMILCEAITYPGVRAIAAQLGIRLAGLPMDADGIDPDAFAAACRELAPKALYLNPTLQNPTTLTIPEERREAIAKVARRFGVPIVEDDAYGFVPPHGPPPLAAIAPDLTWHIAGLAKCIGAGLRAAYVVAPEARAGYPFASALRTANVMASPLTTALATRWIEDGTADTLLRFIRTEAAARQALASAILPRGSFRADPLSFNLWIELPAPWTRSAFVGHMRATGIGVVASDAFTAAGPAIEAVRVCLGGPATRAQIRSALDFMAHALEESPEVVSAVL, from the coding sequence ATGGCCGACTGGATTCCCGACCTCAGCCGTTCCGACAAGCCGCGCTATCTCGCCATTGCCGACCTGATCGGCGAGGACATCCGCGCCGGCCGGCTGTCCATCGGCGACCGGCTGCCGCCGCAGAGGAAGCTGGCGGCCCGGCTCGACATCGACTTTACCACCGTGGCGCGCGGCTATGTCGAGGCGCAGAAGCGCGGCCTGGTCGAATCGCGCGTCGGCCAGGGCACCTTCGTCACCGGCGCGCCGCGCCCGAAGACGCGGAGCCCCGCCGCGCCCAAGCCCGGCACGGTCGATCTCTCGATGAATCTGCCGCCCGAGCCGGACGACCCGGCGCTGATCGAGCGCATGCAGGACGGGCTGGCGGAAGTGGCGCGCGATCTCGTCAGCCTGCTGCGCTATCAGGGCTTCGGCGGCACCGCGGCGGACAAGGACGCGGCCTCCGCCTGGCTCGGCCGCCGCGCGCTGGTACCGGCGCAGGAGCGCATTTTCGTCACGCCCGGCGCGCATCCCGCGCTGCTCGGCATTTTCGGCCTGCTGGCGCGGCCGGGCGATATGATCCTGTGCGAGGCCATCACCTATCCCGGCGTGCGCGCCATCGCCGCCCAGCTCGGCATCCGGCTCGCCGGCCTGCCGATGGATGCGGACGGCATCGACCCCGACGCTTTTGCGGCCGCCTGCCGCGAGCTGGCGCCGAAGGCGCTCTATCTCAACCCGACGCTGCAGAACCCGACCACGCTGACCATTCCCGAGGAGCGGCGCGAGGCCATCGCCAAGGTGGCGCGGCGCTTCGGCGTGCCGATCGTCGAGGACGACGCCTATGGCTTCGTGCCGCCGCACGGCCCGCCCCCGCTCGCCGCCATCGCCCCGGACCTCACCTGGCACATTGCCGGGCTGGCCAAATGCATCGGCGCCGGGCTGCGCGCCGCCTATGTCGTCGCCCCCGAGGCCCGCGCGGGCTACCCCTTCGCCAGCGCGCTGCGCACCGCCAATGTGATGGCCTCGCCGCTGACCACCGCGCTCGCCACACGCTGGATCGAGGACGGCACCGCCGACACGCTGCTGCGCTTCATCCGCACCGAAGCGGCCGCGCGGCAGGCGCTGGCGAGCGCGATCCTGCCCCGGGGGAGCTTCCGCGCCGACCCGCTGAGCTTCAATCTCTGGATCGAACTCCCCGCGCCGTGGACGCGCTCGGCCTTTGTCGGCCATATGCGCGCGACCGGCATCGGCGTGGTGGCGAGCGACGCCTTCACCGCCGCCGGCCCGGCGATCGAGGCGGTGCGCGTCTGCCTCGGCGGTCCGGCGACGCGGGCGCAGATCCGCTCGGCGCTGGACTTCATGGCGCATGCGCTGGAGGAATCGCCGGAGGTGGTCTCGGCGGTGCTGTGA
- a CDS encoding DUF3313 domain-containing protein, giving the protein MPVLRRAGCAGLLAVAGALGGCAAAPLVEGSGLSTYEDMAPSDGVLTKSRLSVNKENVLAARTVRIEPTSFPPNLAAKLTDPQRDLIANAVNRGLCVSLSDRFKVVAPDQPADLTVKASVTQVTETDEVAAGISAAASFGMNFVDMGVPVPTPRLPIGLGTLSMEAEAVDATGQPQASMLWARGANAFFSSPRASKASDAYELADAFGQDFGYLLVKGESPFGQKGVELPSAQRVNSSMGLAPKNAACESYGRYPGLAGAVGGHLGLPPEWTDKGAKPPATATVAEAAPSDTDAEGSAPAAGAARAAERR; this is encoded by the coding sequence ATGCCCGTGCTGCGCAGAGCCGGCTGCGCCGGCCTGCTCGCCGTGGCGGGCGCGCTCGGCGGCTGCGCTGCCGCGCCGCTGGTGGAAGGTTCCGGCCTGTCCACCTATGAGGACATGGCGCCGTCCGACGGCGTGCTGACCAAATCACGCCTGAGCGTGAACAAGGAGAATGTGCTGGCCGCGCGGACGGTGCGGATCGAGCCGACGAGCTTTCCGCCCAACCTCGCCGCCAAGCTGACCGACCCGCAGCGCGACCTCATCGCCAATGCGGTCAATCGCGGCTTGTGCGTCAGCCTCAGCGACCGGTTCAAGGTGGTGGCACCGGACCAGCCGGCCGATCTGACGGTCAAGGCATCCGTCACCCAAGTCACGGAGACCGACGAGGTCGCGGCCGGCATTTCCGCTGCGGCGTCGTTCGGCATGAATTTCGTCGATATGGGCGTGCCGGTGCCCACACCGCGCCTGCCCATCGGCCTCGGTACGCTCTCCATGGAGGCCGAGGCCGTCGATGCGACGGGGCAGCCGCAAGCCTCCATGCTGTGGGCACGGGGGGCGAATGCCTTCTTCAGCTCGCCGCGCGCCTCGAAGGCCAGTGACGCCTATGAGCTGGCCGACGCCTTCGGCCAGGATTTCGGCTATCTGCTGGTCAAAGGCGAAAGCCCCTTTGGCCAGAAGGGCGTCGAGCTGCCCTCGGCGCAACGGGTCAATTCCAGCATGGGCCTCGCGCCCAAAAACGCCGCCTGCGAGAGCTATGGCCGTTATCCCGGCCTTGCCGGTGCCGTCGGCGGTCATCTTGGCCTGCCGCCGGAATGGACCGACAAGGGCGCAAAGCCGCCCGCCACGGCGACGGTGGCAGAGGCCGCGCCGAGCGACACCGACGCGGAAGGGAGCGCGCCGGCTGCGGGCGCCGCGAGGGCGGCAGAACGGCGATGA
- a CDS encoding low specificity L-threonine aldolase has translation MNATPPARPPGFGSDNVAGISPAILEALAAANEGPMPSYGADEISARVEAKLSALFERDVAVLLVSTGTAANALALSVLTPPWGAVLCHEDSHIENDECGAPEFFTGGAKLVHVPGAAAKIDPAALAAAARRDRGDVHCVQPSCVSITQITERGTLYSVQETAAIGAVCREAGLGLHMDGARFANAVAALGVSPAEMTWKAGVDILCFGATKNGAMGVEAIVLFDPARAGELAFRRKRGGHLTSKMRFLAAQMDAYLDGDLWLANARHANAMAARLASGLAGIAGVELEGRVEANMLFARLPPAMCEGLLAQGFRFYTDRWGAGVVRLVTSFATSEADVDRLLAAARALG, from the coding sequence GTGAACGCCACACCCCCCGCCCGCCCGCCCGGTTTCGGCAGCGACAATGTCGCCGGAATCTCCCCCGCCATCCTCGAAGCGCTCGCGGCGGCCAATGAAGGGCCGATGCCCTCCTATGGCGCCGACGAGATTTCCGCCCGCGTCGAGGCCAAGCTCTCCGCCCTGTTCGAGCGCGACGTTGCGGTGCTGCTGGTCTCCACCGGCACCGCCGCCAATGCGCTGGCCCTGAGCGTCCTCACCCCGCCCTGGGGCGCGGTGCTGTGCCATGAAGACAGTCATATCGAAAATGACGAATGCGGCGCGCCGGAATTCTTCACCGGCGGCGCCAAGCTGGTGCATGTGCCGGGCGCCGCGGCCAAGATCGACCCCGCCGCGCTCGCCGCCGCCGCCCGCCGCGACCGGGGCGACGTGCATTGCGTGCAGCCTTCCTGCGTCTCCATCACCCAGATCACCGAACGCGGCACGCTCTATTCCGTGCAGGAGACGGCGGCCATCGGCGCCGTCTGCCGGGAGGCCGGCCTCGGGCTGCATATGGATGGCGCGCGCTTCGCCAATGCGGTGGCGGCGCTCGGCGTCTCGCCGGCGGAGATGACGTGGAAGGCGGGTGTCGACATCCTGTGCTTCGGCGCCACCAAGAACGGCGCGATGGGGGTCGAGGCCATCGTGCTGTTCGATCCCGCCCGCGCCGGTGAACTCGCCTTCCGCCGCAAGCGCGGCGGGCACCTCACGTCGAAAATGCGGTTTCTCGCCGCGCAGATGGACGCCTATCTCGATGGCGACCTCTGGCTGGCCAATGCCCGCCACGCCAACGCCATGGCCGCGCGCCTCGCCAGCGGCCTCGCCGGGATCGCCGGGGTGGAACTGGAGGGCAGGGTGGAGGCCAACATGCTGTTCGCCCGCCTGCCGCCCGCCATGTGCGAGGGGCTGCTGGCGCAGGGCTTCCGCTTCTATACCGACCGCTGGGGGGCGGGGGTGGTGCGCCTTGTCACCTCCTTCGCCACGTCAGAGGCCGATGTCGACCGCCTGCTGGCCGCGGCGCGGGCGCTGGGCTGA
- a CDS encoding AAA family ATPase gives MSARDHVVADQEAVFALLADPATYGVREPVRRIDTHGAVVFLAGAEVYKVKRAVRFSFMDFSTLDKRRHACAREMELNRATAPGLYRGVVPIRRRGTALHLGGDEGEVVEWAVQMRRFDETATLDHVAAEGGLTPALIAALAQAVARAHAGAPVIAGTSGRELRAVARNVVAGLREAPDLLPPARVTALEAALLEAFDRLEPLLARRAAAGEVRRCHGDLHLRNIALIDGAPVLFDALEFDEALATTDRLYDLAFLIMDIAMRGLAGEANRLLNRYLIACGEAPPYDGLAALPLFLALRAAIRAQVGAAAAAFRDAEGRAAAGAEARAYLAYAEQALAPRPVKLVAVGGLSGSGKSTLAAALAPHLGPLPGAVHLRSDVERKRLNGTPELERLPPEAYSLAATDEVYAVLRARAEAILAAGHGVIVDAVHQRPDERAEIAAVAQASGVDFLGLWLEAPVDALAGRVEARRGDASDATAEVVRWQAGRDPGPLDWVRLDSTQPPAAVLAQARALLDP, from the coding sequence ATGAGTGCCCGTGACCATGTGGTCGCCGACCAGGAGGCGGTGTTCGCCCTGCTCGCCGACCCCGCCACCTACGGCGTGCGCGAACCCGTGCGCCGCATCGACACCCATGGCGCGGTGGTGTTTCTCGCCGGCGCCGAGGTGTACAAGGTCAAGCGCGCGGTGCGCTTCTCCTTCATGGATTTCTCGACGCTGGACAAACGCCGCCACGCCTGCGCCCGCGAAATGGAACTGAACCGCGCCACCGCTCCCGGCCTGTATCGCGGCGTGGTGCCGATCCGCCGGCGCGGCACGGCGCTGCATCTCGGCGGCGACGAAGGCGAGGTGGTGGAATGGGCGGTGCAGATGCGCCGCTTCGACGAAACCGCCACGCTCGACCATGTGGCGGCGGAAGGCGGGCTCACCCCGGCGCTGATCGCCGCGCTGGCGCAGGCGGTGGCGCGCGCCCATGCCGGGGCGCCGGTCATCGCCGGCACGTCGGGGCGGGAATTGCGGGCGGTGGCGCGCAACGTCGTCGCCGGGCTGCGCGAGGCGCCGGACCTGCTGCCCCCGGCCCGCGTCACCGCGCTGGAGGCGGCGCTGCTTGAGGCTTTCGACCGGCTGGAGCCGCTGCTCGCCCGCCGCGCCGCCGCCGGCGAGGTGCGGCGCTGCCATGGCGATCTGCATCTGCGCAACATCGCGCTCATCGACGGCGCGCCGGTGCTGTTCGACGCGCTGGAATTCGACGAAGCTCTCGCCACCACCGACCGGCTCTACGACCTCGCCTTCCTCATCATGGACATCGCCATGCGGGGGCTGGCGGGCGAGGCCAACCGGCTGCTCAACCGCTATCTCATCGCCTGCGGCGAGGCCCCGCCCTATGACGGGCTCGCGGCGCTGCCGCTGTTTCTCGCTCTTCGCGCCGCGATACGGGCGCAGGTGGGCGCGGCGGCGGCGGCCTTTCGCGACGCGGAGGGGCGCGCGGCGGCCGGGGCGGAGGCACGCGCCTATCTCGCCTATGCCGAACAGGCGCTGGCGCCGCGCCCGGTGAAGCTGGTGGCGGTGGGCGGGCTATCCGGCTCCGGCAAGAGCACGCTCGCCGCCGCGCTGGCGCCGCATCTGGGGCCGCTGCCCGGCGCTGTACATCTGCGCTCGGATGTGGAGCGCAAGCGCCTCAACGGCACGCCGGAACTGGAGCGGCTGCCGCCCGAAGCCTATTCGCTGGCGGCGACCGACGAGGTCTATGCAGTGCTGCGGGCGCGGGCCGAGGCGATTCTCGCCGCCGGCCACGGCGTCATCGTCGACGCCGTGCACCAGCGCCCCGACGAGCGGGCGGAGATCGCCGCGGTGGCGCAGGCGAGCGGGGTGGATTTTCTCGGCCTGTGGCTGGAGGCGCCGGTGGACGCGCTCGCCGGGCGGGTCGAGGCGCGGCGGGGCGACGCCTCCGACGCCACCGCCGAGGTGGTGCGCTGGCAGGCCGGACGCGATCCCGGCCCGCTCGACTGGGTGCGGCTCGATTCGACGCAGCCCCCCGCCGCCGTGCTGGCGCAGGCGCGGGCGCTGCTGGACCCTTGA
- a CDS encoding DsbA family protein, which yields MKRRALLLTLAGALLGAALPAYGATPAVKPPAEQRTLDVEALLNDPHTPTFGNPAGDVTIVAFFDYHCGYCRKSLPALERLVAEDGKIRLVYKDWPILSESSVVAAQLALAANYQGRYLDAHKALMKMPARASTERMSAALAAAGIDGKRLAKDLKAHAGEIGALLRRTNDQAEALGLPGTPVYLVGPFKVAAALDYQGFKDVVADARARAAESAKPN from the coding sequence ATGAAGCGCCGCGCGCTGCTCCTCACCCTCGCCGGCGCCCTTCTCGGCGCGGCGCTGCCGGCTTATGGCGCAACGCCGGCGGTGAAGCCGCCGGCCGAGCAGCGCACGCTCGATGTCGAGGCGCTGCTGAACGATCCGCACACCCCGACCTTCGGCAACCCCGCCGGCGATGTCACCATCGTCGCCTTTTTCGACTATCATTGCGGCTATTGCCGCAAGTCGCTGCCGGCGCTGGAGCGCCTGGTGGCCGAGGACGGCAAGATCCGCCTCGTCTACAAGGACTGGCCGATCCTGTCGGAATCCTCCGTCGTCGCCGCCCAGCTCGCGCTCGCGGCGAATTATCAGGGCCGCTATCTCGATGCGCACAAGGCGCTGATGAAGATGCCCGCCCGCGCCTCGACCGAGCGGATGAGCGCGGCGCTCGCCGCGGCCGGGATCGACGGCAAGCGGCTGGCGAAAGATCTGAAAGCCCATGCCGGCGAGATTGGCGCGCTGCTCCGGCGCACCAATGATCAGGCCGAGGCGCTCGGCCTGCCGGGCACGCCGGTCTATCTCGTCGGCCCGTTCAAGGTCGCCGCCGCGCTGGACTATCAGGGCTTCAAGGATGTCGTCGCCGATGCCCGCGCCCGCGCGGCGGAGAGCGCGAAGCCGAACTGA
- the rutR gene encoding HTH-type transcriptional regulator RutR — translation MRKPSLIAARPADPAPVRRTAGTVADMPARVGNPPRPKTPHRLRRIEEKRAAILDAGLALFSRQGLHGTTVEQIARAAASSKTNLFYYFASKEEVYVGVLSRLLDEWLEPLRALEVESDPVEGIRAYIARKIRFSRSHPEASRLFCLEVVQGAPLLRGELETTLKQLVDAKAGVIRGWTAAGKLAPVDPHHLIFALWATTQHYADFAPQIDALLGRGLDEEAFVEEATANVQRLLLDGLRPR, via the coding sequence ATGCGGAAGCCTTCATTGATCGCCGCGCGTCCCGCCGACCCCGCGCCCGTCCGCCGCACGGCCGGGACCGTCGCCGACATGCCGGCCCGCGTGGGAAATCCACCGCGCCCGAAGACGCCCCACCGCCTTCGCCGCATTGAAGAAAAGCGCGCCGCGATTCTCGATGCCGGGCTGGCGCTGTTCTCGCGCCAGGGCCTGCATGGCACCACGGTGGAGCAGATCGCCCGCGCCGCCGCCTCCTCCAAGACCAACCTGTTTTATTATTTCGCCTCCAAGGAGGAGGTCTATGTCGGCGTGCTGAGCCGGCTGCTGGACGAATGGCTGGAACCGCTGCGCGCGCTGGAGGTCGAGAGCGACCCGGTCGAGGGCATCCGTGCCTATATCGCCCGCAAGATCCGCTTCTCGCGCAGCCATCCCGAAGCCTCGCGGCTGTTCTGTCTGGAAGTGGTGCAAGGGGCGCCGCTGCTGCGCGGGGAACTCGAAACCACGCTCAAGCAGCTTGTCGACGCCAAGGCGGGCGTGATCCGCGGCTGGACCGCCGCCGGCAAGCTGGCGCCGGTGGACCCGCATCACCTCATTTTCGCGCTGTGGGCGACGACGCAACATTATGCGGACTTCGCGCCGCAGATCGACGCGCTGCTCGGTCGGGGGCTGGACGAGGAGGCGTTTGTCGAAGAGGCTACGGCCAATGTGCAGCGCCTTCTCCTCGATGGTCTGCGCCCGCGCTGA
- a CDS encoding esterase-like activity of phytase family protein, with product MAAKPDRTCRHRPGGRHRPAAPRAGALLVALLLIGSGPGWAQAPEPVTVSTTPIERFDAGGAMRFGPLEFRGGLVLSSPSPQFGGLSGLLVDADGVGFLAVTDKGWWLTGRIVSEGDTPVGIAEARMAPMKAAKGATLAALGRGDVESLARVPGGVLVGIEQVQEVWRFDGAEPLTATGRKLIADPALSRLGGNQGPEALLAPPRGVPAAVIVIAEESPDDPNILPGFLFDPLAAPKPKGRFTLTRTDEFSATDAAVADDDTVYLLERRFDLLRGVAMRLRRFPLAALQPGAAIEGEVILTANRLAAIDNMEGLALHRNAAGELILTLISDDNFSPLQRTLLLRFAVVE from the coding sequence ATGGCTGCGAAACCTGACCGCACCTGCCGCCACCGGCCCGGCGGGCGACACAGACCGGCCGCGCCCCGTGCCGGCGCCCTCCTCGTCGCCCTGCTGCTGATCGGCTCGGGGCCGGGCTGGGCGCAAGCGCCCGAGCCCGTGACAGTGTCGACGACGCCGATCGAGCGCTTCGATGCCGGCGGCGCCATGCGCTTCGGGCCGCTGGAGTTTCGCGGCGGGCTGGTGCTCTCCTCGCCCTCACCCCAATTCGGCGGCCTTTCCGGCCTTCTCGTCGATGCCGATGGCGTGGGCTTTCTCGCTGTCACCGACAAGGGCTGGTGGCTCACCGGCCGCATCGTCAGCGAGGGCGACACGCCGGTCGGCATCGCGGAGGCCCGGATGGCGCCGATGAAGGCGGCCAAGGGCGCGACGCTGGCGGCGCTGGGGCGCGGGGATGTGGAATCGCTCGCCCGCGTGCCGGGCGGGGTTCTGGTGGGCATCGAGCAGGTGCAGGAAGTCTGGCGGTTCGATGGCGCCGAGCCGCTCACCGCGACCGGCCGCAAGCTGATCGCCGATCCCGCCCTGTCGCGGCTCGGCGGCAATCAGGGGCCGGAAGCGCTGCTAGCGCCGCCGCGCGGCGTGCCCGCGGCGGTGATCGTCATCGCCGAGGAAAGCCCGGACGACCCCAACATCCTGCCCGGCTTCCTGTTCGACCCACTGGCCGCGCCGAAGCCGAAGGGCCGCTTCACCCTTACGCGGACGGACGAATTCTCCGCCACCGACGCCGCAGTGGCCGATGACGACACGGTCTATCTGCTGGAACGCCGCTTCGACCTGCTGCGCGGCGTCGCCATGCGGCTGCGCCGCTTTCCGCTCGCCGCGCTGCAGCCAGGGGCGGCGATCGAGGGCGAGGTGATCCTCACCGCCAACCGGCTCGCGGCCATCGACAACATGGAAGGCCTGGCGCTTCACCGCAACGCGGCGGGCGAGCTGATCCTGACGCTGATCTCGGACGATAATTTCTCGCCGCTGCAGCGCACGCTGCTGCTACGCTTCGCCGTGGTCGAGTGA